Proteins encoded in a region of the Cygnus olor isolate bCygOlo1 chromosome 4, bCygOlo1.pri.v2, whole genome shotgun sequence genome:
- the LOC121070273 gene encoding uncharacterized protein LOC121070273: MATGRSTHDVKHQGLAGGDSARERREKSHLQPRPCCYTGINVHHPPKKIQILEIHFRFVLEEGEKSQARSSWLPTQLFTQPPLVGGSNTMLRTESLRTQGTATDLPIHSMSCLLPWCPKPPAYSLLLLRDPTAQRYYLSLRSQNQQSAMTPDLLMSESYADHLSSVHVKLQDTSSLLTFNNTKYTGETTVLDQTAVKLRVPVIEIPLRISTFLE; this comes from the exons ATGGCAACTGGAAGGAGCACACATGACGTCAAACACCAAGGTCTCGCGGGGGGGGACAGCGCAAGGGAGCGAAGAGAGAAGTCTCATCTGCAGCCACGGCCGTG CTGCTATACCGGGATAAATGTCCATCAccctccaaaaaaaatccaaatacttGAAATTCATTTCCGTTTTGTGCTCgaggaaggagagaaatcaCAAGCCAGATCTTCATGGCTCCCAACACAGCTCTTCACGCAACCACCACTTGTGGGAGGAAGCAACACAATGCTCAGGACAGAGTCCCTCAGGACCCAAGGGACGGCTACCGATCTCCCCATCCACAGCATGTCGTGCCTCCTGCCATGGTGCCCCAAGCCCCCAGCCTACAGCTTGCTGCTCCTTCGAGACCCCACGGCACAGAGGTACTACCTCAGTCTGCGCTCACAGAACCAGCAGTCAGCAATGACTCCAGACCTCCTCATGTCCGAAAGTTATGCTGACCACCTTTCTTCTGTGCATGTCAAACTGCAGGACACCTCCTCTCTTCTGACATTTAACAACACGAAGTACACTGGTGAGACTACTGTGCTGGACCAGACTGCCGTGAAACTGAGAGTGCCAGTCATAGAAATACCACTGAGAATTTCTACCTTCTTGGAATAG